The following proteins are encoded in a genomic region of Chloroflexota bacterium:
- a CDS encoding response regulator transcription factor → MSNAKLLLVDDDPRVLSAVGRRLGFEGFQVDLAASGDEALALAARSVPDLVILDVMMPGMDGLETARRLRRDSQVPILMLTARDAIADRVAGLRSGADDYLVKPFAFEELLARIEALLRRSRPPQVETLTFADVELDTRTHEVTRAGAPIELTARGFTLLEYFLRHPRQVLTREQIFRAIWGSDFLGASNVIDVNISYLRDRLESNGGTRLIHTVRGVGYALREPNPGRE, encoded by the coding sequence GTGAGTAACGCGAAGCTGCTCCTGGTAGACGACGATCCCCGCGTGCTGTCGGCGGTTGGCCGGCGGCTCGGCTTCGAGGGCTTCCAGGTCGATCTGGCGGCCTCCGGCGACGAGGCCCTGGCCCTGGCGGCGCGCTCCGTCCCCGATCTGGTGATCCTCGACGTGATGATGCCCGGCATGGACGGCCTGGAGACGGCTCGCCGGTTGCGACGCGACAGTCAGGTACCGATCCTGATGCTGACGGCCCGCGACGCCATCGCCGACCGTGTCGCCGGCCTCCGCAGCGGCGCGGACGACTACCTTGTCAAGCCGTTCGCGTTCGAGGAGCTGCTGGCGCGGATCGAGGCGCTGCTGCGGCGCTCGCGACCGCCCCAGGTCGAGACGCTGACCTTCGCGGATGTCGAGCTGGACACCCGCACCCACGAGGTCACGCGGGCCGGCGCGCCCATTGAGCTGACGGCGCGCGGCTTCACCCTGCTGGAGTACTTCCTGCGTCACCCGCGCCAGGTGCTGACCCGCGAGCAGATCTTCCGGGCGATCTGGGGCTCGGACTTCCTGGGGGCGTCGAACGTCATCGACGTGAATATCAGCTACCTGCGTGACCGGCTGGAGTCGAACGGCGGGACGCGCCTGATCCACACGGTGCGCGGTGTCGGGTACGCGCTCCGCGAGCCGAATCCCGGCCGCGAGTAG
- a CDS encoding pentapeptide repeat-containing protein, with translation MQARLGGCDLGGCDLGGCDLGGCDAASRMPHWYCRCALVSGA, from the coding sequence ATGCAGGCCCGGTTGGGCGGGTGCGACCTGGGCGGGTGTGACCTGGGCGGGTGCGACCTGGGCGGGTGCGACGCGGCGTCTCGAATGCCTCACTGGTATTGTCGGTGCGCGCTCGTTAGCGGCGCATAA
- a CDS encoding HAMP domain-containing protein — translation MTLKAILALTQVAILAAGMALLGTLVVESFERTLRADADQLLSARADALEATVLGMLQTGAGDPASFDPNSPGFDAFSEPRLFFEIWDGEGRAIAASPGLPAGGLPWTDQTRAAAESGRPLTESVSVNGRRARVVTRPIVEHGRVTAVVRIGESLQAIDQAVNDLLRPLTVGSVLVLLVCIVATWLVVSRALDPLEEIAATAQRIAATGDVGLSVRPEGTAEVRRLATSFDHMIGRLRRLLDSQRQLLADTSHELRNPLTVIRTDLDLLGLDLDAETRQEVAAEAQEEAERMSRLVADLLFLSREEEAAVGDAEPVRLDRLAEEVVERLMALAPEHEVRAEDAGPVVVLGNEDRLRQLVTNLVENGIRYTPPGGHITVRACRPDERTARLEVADDGIGIPSEHLPRVFDRFYRVDPARSRATGGTGLGLSIVKHIVEVHGGSVWAESEPGVGSRFVVTLPAAPPDVRKGAVGEE, via the coding sequence GTGACCCTCAAGGCGATACTGGCGCTGACCCAGGTCGCGATTCTGGCGGCCGGCATGGCGCTGCTCGGGACGCTGGTCGTCGAGTCGTTCGAGCGGACGCTGCGCGCCGACGCCGACCAGCTGCTGTCCGCGCGCGCCGACGCCCTCGAAGCGACCGTTCTCGGGATGCTCCAGACGGGGGCTGGCGACCCGGCCAGCTTCGATCCGAACTCGCCCGGCTTCGACGCCTTCTCCGAGCCGCGCCTCTTCTTCGAGATCTGGGACGGTGAGGGCCGTGCCATCGCGGCGTCGCCGGGCCTGCCGGCCGGCGGCCTGCCCTGGACCGATCAGACCCGTGCAGCCGCCGAAAGCGGCCGCCCGTTGACGGAGTCGGTGTCGGTGAACGGCCGCCGTGCGCGGGTCGTCACCCGGCCCATCGTCGAGCACGGGCGGGTGACCGCCGTCGTGCGGATTGGGGAGTCGCTCCAGGCCATCGACCAGGCGGTGAACGATCTTCTCCGGCCGCTGACGGTGGGGAGCGTGCTGGTGCTGCTGGTCTGCATCGTGGCGACGTGGCTCGTGGTGAGCCGCGCGCTCGATCCGCTGGAGGAGATCGCGGCCACCGCCCAGCGTATCGCCGCGACTGGCGATGTCGGCCTCTCCGTCCGCCCGGAGGGCACCGCCGAGGTCCGCCGGCTGGCGACCTCGTTCGACCACATGATCGGCCGGCTGCGCCGCCTGCTCGACTCCCAGCGGCAGTTGCTCGCCGACACCTCCCACGAGCTACGCAACCCGCTGACGGTCATTCGCACCGACCTCGACTTGCTTGGCCTCGACCTCGACGCCGAGACGCGCCAGGAGGTCGCTGCCGAGGCCCAGGAGGAGGCCGAGCGGATGAGCCGCCTCGTGGCCGACCTGCTGTTCCTGTCCCGCGAGGAGGAGGCCGCCGTCGGGGATGCCGAGCCGGTGCGCCTGGACCGGCTGGCTGAGGAGGTCGTCGAGCGGCTGATGGCGCTCGCGCCCGAGCACGAGGTCCGCGCCGAGGACGCCGGGCCGGTCGTGGTGCTCGGCAACGAGGACCGGCTCCGCCAACTGGTGACGAACCTCGTGGAAAACGGTATCCGCTACACGCCGCCTGGCGGGCACATCACGGTGCGCGCGTGCCGGCCGGACGAGAGGACGGCGCGGCTGGAGGTTGCGGACGACGGCATCGGCATTCCCTCCGAGCACCTGCCCCGTGTCTTCGACCGCTTCTACCGGGTGGACCCGGCCCGCAGCCGTGCGACGGGCGGCACCGGGCTGGGGTTGTCCATCGTCAAGCACATCGTGGAGGTACACGGCGGCAGCGTGTGGGCCGAGAGCGAGCCGGGCGTCGGAAGCAGGTTCGTGGTGACGCTGCCGGCCGCCCCGCCCGACGTGCGCAAGGGGGCCGTCGGCGAGGAGTGA
- a CDS encoding zinc metalloprotease HtpX: MSNTIKSVILLGALTGLLVVMGRVLGGTTGMIVAFGMAVVMNFASYWFSDQIAMKMAGAREVSPEEAPQLHGIVEELAYRAGLPKPRVAIVESPSPNAFATGRDQNHALVAVTTGIQQILNRDELMAVLGHELGHVKNKDILISSIAATVAGAIVMIAHMLQFAAFFGGFGGSRDGERGVNPIAALGMIILAPLAATLIQMAISRSREYGADDTGAHIVGDPMALASALQKLEAGSQRMPMDVNPAAAPLFIVNPLSGQFIGNLFSTHPPISERIKRLQRMAGYPV; encoded by the coding sequence ATGTCGAATACCATCAAGTCCGTCATTCTCCTGGGCGCCCTGACCGGCCTCCTGGTCGTGATGGGGCGGGTGCTCGGCGGCACCACCGGCATGATCGTCGCCTTTGGCATGGCGGTGGTCATGAACTTTGCGTCGTACTGGTTCTCGGACCAGATCGCGATGAAGATGGCCGGCGCGCGCGAGGTCTCGCCTGAAGAGGCCCCGCAGCTGCACGGCATCGTCGAAGAGCTGGCGTACCGCGCGGGCCTGCCGAAGCCGCGCGTCGCGATAGTCGAGAGCCCGTCGCCGAACGCCTTCGCCACGGGCCGCGACCAGAACCATGCGCTGGTGGCCGTGACCACGGGCATCCAGCAGATCCTGAATCGCGATGAGCTGATGGCCGTCCTCGGGCACGAGCTGGGGCACGTCAAGAACAAGGACATCCTGATCTCGTCCATCGCGGCGACGGTCGCCGGGGCCATCGTAATGATCGCGCACATGCTCCAGTTCGCGGCGTTCTTCGGTGGGTTCGGCGGCTCGCGGGACGGCGAGCGCGGCGTCAACCCGATCGCGGCGCTCGGGATGATCATCCTGGCTCCGCTGGCCGCCACGCTGATCCAGATGGCGATCTCCCGCTCGCGCGAGTACGGCGCGGACGACACCGGCGCCCACATCGTGGGCGATCCGATGGCGCTGGCCTCGGCGCTCCAGAAGCTGGAGGCAGGCTCGCAGCGGATGCCGATGGACGTGAACCCGGCAGCGGCGCCGCTGTTCATCGTGAACCCCTTGAGTGGGCAGTTCATCGGCAACCTGTTCTCGACGCACCCGCCGATCTCGGAGCGGATCAAGCGGCTGCAGCGGATGGCCGGCTACCCGGTCTGA
- a CDS encoding glycosyltransferase family 2 protein: protein MSVPQIAVVVVNWNGAHLLRTCLGALRAQTFTDFETVLVDNGSSDDSLALVRAEFPEVRILALTENLGLAGGTNAALPHTDAPIIATLNNDTEADPRWLAELHAALEAHPEAGSAASKLLLFDRRDTIHSAGDFYGLDGMPGNRGVWQHDDGQYDRPELIFGACAGAAAYRRAMLDDVGSFEDSFFMYCEDVDLSFRSQLLGYRCVYVPTAIVYHMLSATGGGPLASYYCGRNFLRVIARNMPGPLLRRVWPKIARAQLTMALESLRHIREPAARAKLRGQLAGLLELPRLQAERRTIQQRRRAPIGYLRSIMVTP, encoded by the coding sequence ATGTCAGTACCTCAGATTGCCGTCGTCGTCGTCAACTGGAATGGCGCTCACCTGCTGCGGACCTGTCTCGGGGCGCTGCGGGCGCAGACGTTCACGGATTTTGAGACGGTCCTGGTCGACAACGGCTCCTCGGACGACTCGCTGGCGCTGGTCCGCGCGGAGTTTCCCGAGGTCCGCATCCTGGCGTTGACCGAGAACCTCGGGCTGGCCGGCGGCACCAACGCCGCCCTCCCCCACACCGACGCCCCGATCATCGCCACCCTCAACAATGACACCGAGGCCGATCCGCGCTGGCTCGCCGAGCTGCACGCGGCGCTCGAGGCCCACCCCGAGGCTGGCTCGGCGGCGTCCAAGCTGCTCCTGTTCGACCGCCGCGACACCATCCACTCGGCCGGCGACTTCTACGGCCTGGACGGCATGCCGGGCAACCGCGGCGTCTGGCAGCACGACGACGGCCAGTACGACCGGCCAGAGCTGATCTTCGGGGCGTGCGCGGGCGCGGCAGCCTACCGCCGGGCCATGCTCGACGATGTCGGGTCGTTCGAAGACAGTTTCTTCATGTACTGCGAGGATGTCGATCTCTCGTTCCGCAGCCAGTTGCTTGGGTATCGTTGCGTCTACGTCCCGACGGCCATCGTCTACCACATGCTGAGCGCGACGGGCGGCGGACCGCTGGCGAGCTACTACTGCGGGCGCAACTTTCTGCGAGTCATCGCGCGGAACATGCCGGGGCCGCTGCTGCGGCGGGTCTGGCCGAAGATCGCCCGGGCGCAGTTGACGATGGCGCTGGAGTCGCTGCGGCACATCCGCGAGCCGGCCGCTCGGGCCAAGCTGCGCGGCCAGCTCGCCGGCCTGCTGGAGCTGCCACGGCTCCAGGCCGAGCGCCGCACGATCCAGCAGCGGCGGCGCGCGCCGATTGGCTACCTCCGCTCGATCATGGTGACGCCGTGA
- the argF gene encoding ornithine carbamoyltransferase, with product MKRDVISIADLSTPEIVALLDVAARLKAERKAGLTNAPLAGKALALLFLKPSLRTRLSFEIAMEQLGGTSRFLGPTEVGLGTRESVPDVARTLGCYVDAVAVRVFAHEVAKELAQHCPVPVISGLSDDEHPCQILADLLTLKERFGQLRGLTVAYVGDANNVANSLLLALPRLGVNLCLATPAEYEPAGAILEQAHADAKVGNAFVEVCRDPAVAVANADAVYADSWYSMGQEHEAARRRPIFKPYQINEALMGKAQSHTVAMHCLPAHRGDEITDGVLDGPRSVAFQQAENRLHAQKALLLGLLGTPGLASWAGSSLA from the coding sequence ATGAAGCGCGATGTGATCAGCATTGCCGACCTGTCCACCCCCGAGATCGTGGCCCTCCTGGACGTGGCGGCCCGCCTCAAGGCTGAGCGCAAGGCCGGCCTGACCAACGCGCCGCTGGCCGGCAAGGCCCTCGCGTTGCTGTTCCTCAAGCCGTCGCTGCGGACCCGCCTCTCGTTCGAGATCGCGATGGAGCAGCTTGGCGGCACGTCGCGCTTCCTTGGCCCCACCGAGGTCGGGCTGGGCACCCGCGAGTCCGTCCCCGACGTGGCGCGGACCCTGGGTTGTTATGTCGACGCGGTGGCCGTGCGGGTCTTCGCGCACGAAGTGGCGAAGGAGCTGGCGCAGCATTGCCCGGTCCCGGTCATCAGCGGCCTCTCGGATGACGAGCATCCCTGCCAGATCCTGGCCGACCTCCTGACCCTCAAGGAGCGGTTCGGGCAGCTACGCGGGTTGACTGTCGCGTATGTCGGGGATGCCAACAACGTGGCGAACTCGTTGCTGCTGGCGCTGCCGCGCCTCGGGGTCAACCTCTGCCTCGCCACGCCAGCCGAGTACGAGCCGGCCGGGGCGATCCTCGAGCAGGCTCACGCCGACGCGAAGGTCGGCAACGCGTTCGTCGAGGTCTGCCGCGATCCAGCGGTTGCGGTGGCGAACGCGGACGCCGTCTATGCCGACTCCTGGTACAGCATGGGCCAGGAGCATGAGGCGGCAAGACGCCGCCCGATCTTCAAGCCGTACCAGATCAACGAGGCGTTGATGGGCAAGGCGCAGTCGCACACGGTGGCCATGCACTGCCTGCCGGCCCATCGCGGCGACGAGATCACGGACGGCGTGCTGGACGGACCGCGGTCGGTGGCGTTCCAGCAGGCAGAGAACCGGTTGCACGCGCAGAAGGCGCTGCTGCTGGGACTGCTGGGGACGCCCGGGCTGGCCTCGTGGGCGGGAAGCTCGCTGGCGTAG